The following coding sequences are from one Treponema parvum window:
- a CDS encoding uracil-DNA glycosylase codes for MNSSDKNIIYTLLKTASDHIYGYGSPDFPDEPPVFYDDLENCAIEEKNAQSGQFAAVSVESVSKKISECSRCALNSTRKNTVPGEGVLHPVVLVVGEGPGADEDATGRPFVGPAGRLLDKMLLSISLDRKKNCFIANIVKCRPPNNRDPKPEEAEACRAFLEAQITLLKPAMILAVGRIASQNLLRTETGIGRLRNTFHDLNGIPVLCTYHPSALLRNEDLKRPAWEDLKMFRDKLQSLVPGYENYTDTFFSPSVQ; via the coding sequence ATGAATTCCTCCGACAAAAATATTATTTACACGCTTCTAAAAACAGCCTCCGATCATATTTACGGATACGGATCCCCCGATTTTCCGGACGAACCTCCGGTTTTTTATGACGATCTTGAAAATTGCGCCATAGAAGAAAAAAACGCACAGTCAGGGCAGTTTGCCGCAGTATCCGTAGAATCCGTTTCAAAGAAAATTTCCGAATGCTCCCGCTGCGCTTTAAATTCTACCAGAAAAAACACGGTTCCGGGCGAGGGAGTCTTACATCCCGTCGTGCTTGTAGTAGGAGAAGGACCGGGCGCAGACGAAGACGCTACGGGAAGGCCGTTTGTAGGCCCTGCGGGAAGGCTTTTGGACAAAATGCTTTTATCGATTTCGCTCGACCGCAAAAAAAACTGTTTTATCGCGAACATCGTAAAATGCAGACCGCCTAATAACCGCGATCCTAAGCCTGAAGAAGCGGAAGCATGCCGGGCGTTTTTGGAAGCCCAGATCACCCTCCTAAAACCTGCGATGATCCTCGCCGTCGGGCGCATAGCTTCTCAAAATTTGCTTAGAACGGAAACCGGCATAGGGCGCCTCAGAAATACGTTCCACGACCTCAACGGAATTCCCGTATTGTGCACATATCACCCCAGCGCCCTCTTAAGAAACGAGGATCTCAAGCGCCCTGCGTGGGAAGACCTAAAAATGTTCAGAGACAAGCTTCAATCTCTCGTTCCCGGCTATGAAAATTATACGGACACGTTTTTTTCACCGTCCGTACAGTAA
- the priA gene encoding replication restart helicase PriA: MLYLDIAVNVPINQTFTYSFQEGADDSSAKRESSDSASAASSPSVAAALSAANMPSAKKKSAKGIPEVGKRAEIRFGSRKTTGFIVAVHEKLPQNCPVEEDKIKPVIRILDDQALFGEELLSLALWMSKYYLCSLGEAIAAMLPTGKRESDAGGFSYAEEIPDTSPRKLSEEQSAAVEGIFTEKKDKTYGVPDKFHYLYGKTGSGKTEVFLQAAEKILNQKKGVIYLVPEIGLTHQVIEAVSQRFGGTVAVLHSGLTPSQKLSEWRRILNKQARIVIGARSAVFAPVPDLGIIIIDEEHDASYKSGTTPRYHARQAAMFRSTRLSIPLVMGSATPSVEAWHLMQTGAIRRHVLTKRLAGGDMPDIRCVDLSKQKISGCISNKLAEEIRSTIENKRQVILFLNRRGFTHFFRCQSCGYEMICKNCSVPLTYHKNENRLMCHYCGWSTEVPGECPRCSSFDVGYSGFGTEFIEAEVRAKFPAARIVRVDTDSLTKKGELQEKLTAFKNGDFDIMLGTQMVAKGLNFLNLQLVGIVLADTGLHLPDFRASERVFSLITQVAGRAGRFSPDGKVIVQTYNPDRAPIYHAVNGNIEKFYLEELEIRKALGFPPYSRLIRLVFRSPSKTSAENASEEAFSILENSIADLSGRHGDQAQILGPSECPIEKIAMNYRYQILLKGKNISFLQKLAFHLLNDFKRPQEVYIEADVDPVNLL, from the coding sequence ATGCTTTATCTTGATATTGCCGTAAATGTGCCTATCAATCAGACATTCACATACTCGTTTCAAGAAGGCGCCGACGATTCTTCCGCAAAGAGAGAGTCTTCCGACTCGGCTTCCGCAGCCAGTTCGCCTTCTGTTGCGGCGGCTCTTTCTGCAGCAAATATGCCTTCCGCAAAAAAAAAATCCGCCAAAGGAATCCCTGAAGTCGGAAAAAGAGCCGAAATTCGATTCGGCAGCAGAAAGACCACGGGGTTCATCGTCGCCGTCCACGAAAAACTTCCGCAAAATTGTCCGGTCGAAGAAGATAAGATAAAACCCGTCATAAGAATACTTGACGATCAGGCGCTTTTCGGCGAAGAACTTTTGTCGCTCGCTCTTTGGATGTCGAAATATTATCTTTGCTCGCTGGGAGAAGCCATAGCCGCAATGCTCCCTACCGGAAAACGGGAAAGCGATGCAGGAGGCTTTTCATACGCCGAAGAAATTCCCGACACAAGCCCGAGGAAACTGTCCGAAGAGCAAAGCGCCGCCGTCGAAGGTATTTTTACGGAAAAAAAGGACAAAACATACGGAGTTCCGGACAAATTTCACTATTTATACGGAAAAACCGGCTCGGGAAAAACGGAAGTTTTTCTTCAAGCGGCCGAAAAAATTCTAAATCAAAAAAAGGGCGTAATATATTTGGTTCCGGAAATAGGCTTGACACATCAAGTGATAGAAGCCGTATCTCAGCGTTTCGGCGGCACGGTTGCGGTTTTGCATTCAGGGCTTACTCCGAGTCAAAAACTCAGCGAATGGCGCCGCATACTGAATAAGCAAGCGCGAATCGTCATAGGAGCCAGAAGCGCGGTCTTTGCGCCTGTTCCGGATCTCGGGATCATAATAATCGATGAAGAACACGACGCTTCTTATAAATCGGGAACGACGCCGCGCTATCACGCGCGACAGGCGGCAATGTTCCGATCGACAAGATTATCTATCCCTTTGGTTATGGGAAGCGCAACGCCGTCCGTGGAAGCGTGGCACCTTATGCAGACCGGCGCCATAAGGCGGCACGTTCTTACTAAGCGGCTCGCCGGAGGCGACATGCCGGACATCCGCTGCGTGGATTTAAGCAAACAAAAGATAAGCGGCTGCATTTCAAATAAACTCGCAGAAGAAATACGTTCCACAATAGAAAACAAGCGTCAAGTAATACTCTTTCTTAACAGACGCGGCTTTACACATTTTTTCCGCTGCCAGAGCTGCGGCTATGAAATGATATGCAAAAACTGTTCGGTTCCTCTCACTTATCACAAAAATGAAAACCGTCTCATGTGCCATTACTGCGGGTGGTCTACGGAAGTTCCCGGGGAATGCCCCAGATGTTCTTCGTTTGACGTAGGTTATTCGGGCTTCGGAACCGAATTTATCGAAGCCGAAGTGAGGGCAAAATTTCCGGCTGCGCGTATTGTCCGCGTAGACACCGACAGCCTTACAAAAAAGGGAGAATTACAGGAAAAACTTACGGCTTTTAAAAACGGCGATTTCGACATTATGCTCGGCACTCAGATGGTCGCAAAGGGACTAAATTTTTTGAACCTTCAGCTTGTGGGCATTGTTTTAGCCGATACGGGACTTCACCTGCCGGATTTCCGCGCGTCGGAAAGAGTTTTTTCATTGATAACGCAGGTAGCCGGACGCGCAGGCCGTTTTTCGCCCGACGGCAAGGTGATTGTGCAAACCTATAATCCCGACCGCGCTCCGATATATCACGCGGTAAACGGGAATATCGAAAAATTCTACCTTGAAGAGCTGGAAATCCGCAAGGCCTTGGGCTTTCCTCCTTATTCAAGATTGATAAGACTTGTGTTCAGATCGCCTTCAAAAACAAGCGCGGAAAACGCTTCCGAAGAGGCGTTTTCCATACTTGAAAATTCGATCGCAGATCTTTCCGGAAGACACGGCGATCAGGCGCAAATACTCGGCCCGTCGGAGTGTCCCATTGAAAAGATCGCGATGAACTACCGGTATCAGATATTGCTTAAAGGTAAAAACATATCCTTCCTTCAAAAGCTCGCTTTTCATCTGTTAAACGATTTTAAACGTCCTCAGGAAGTCTACATCGAAGCGGACGTGGATCCCGTAAACCTTCTTTAG
- the truA gene encoding tRNA pseudouridine(38-40) synthase TruA: MRNILLTISYDGTNFCGWQRQDHSANLKPVRTVQSEIEAALEKLHTSRRIILHGSGRTDSGVHAAAQAANFFSPIDSIPVNNYIPALNAMLPYDIRIIGAREVSEKFDARFSATSRVYRYYIAEDETPLANQMPYVWFIHRKPDISALNGMAACLLGETDYAAFAASGDKSVSTKRYVERAAFSYSSAFPSGNFLMFEIEANAFLWKMVRSIVGTLIEFERDGKDALFLKKVLESGDRSMAGVTAPAQGLFLWQIKFDGVRRHV; the protein is encoded by the coding sequence TTGAGAAACATCCTTCTTACGATCTCTTACGACGGGACGAACTTTTGCGGATGGCAGCGGCAGGATCACTCGGCAAATCTGAAGCCCGTCCGCACCGTTCAATCTGAAATTGAAGCCGCGCTTGAAAAACTTCACACAAGCCGCCGTATCATACTTCACGGTTCGGGACGTACGGACAGCGGGGTGCACGCCGCCGCACAGGCTGCAAATTTTTTTTCACCCATCGATTCAATTCCGGTAAACAATTATATTCCCGCATTAAATGCAATGCTTCCGTACGATATACGGATTATCGGAGCGCGGGAAGTCTCCGAGAAGTTCGACGCCCGCTTTAGCGCGACAAGCCGGGTTTATCGCTATTATATTGCGGAAGATGAAACTCCTCTTGCAAATCAAATGCCTTATGTGTGGTTCATTCACAGAAAGCCCGATATTTCAGCTTTAAATGGAATGGCCGCCTGTCTTTTAGGGGAAACCGATTATGCCGCCTTCGCCGCATCCGGCGATAAAAGCGTTTCCACAAAGCGTTATGTGGAAAGAGCGGCGTTTTCTTATTCTTCGGCTTTCCCGTCCGGAAATTTTCTTATGTTTGAGATCGAAGCTAACGCTTTTTTGTGGAAGATGGTTCGTTCGATAGTCGGTACATTGATCGAATTTGAACGTGACGGAAAAGACGCTTTGTTTTTAAAAAAAGTTCTTGAATCCGGGGACAGAAGCATGGCCGGCGTAACCGCTCCTGCGCAGGGACTCTTCCTTTGGCAGATAAAATTTGACGGCGTTCGGCGCCATGTGTGA
- a CDS encoding DUF2225 domain-containing protein, translating to MMIRSKSKPKVQKKAVISYWTKQKCLCPVCTREFAHEEMFTGNGRMIAGALTDELHRIFEPSARFGKVYPLIYAVGACPHCHTAMFWDDFTKLTDKETINRIYDDEETRVEQVNKVFPYFNLEHERSLYDGAAMYYLALLTYEKMNVAYVPTIKQAIISLRLSWLCRDLELAVPGHNFEVMAEVFVRKAVFFYQQAVINESARVEQSSSISNFGPDIDKNYGWDGVIYLCGQLEYKYGQKEDHELRLKKLNEYKIAIARIFGLGKSSKNKPGPLLENSRTLYDNMTKELEDSTNISVGDL from the coding sequence ATGATGATTCGGTCCAAAAGCAAGCCTAAGGTTCAAAAAAAAGCCGTCATATCTTATTGGACAAAACAAAAATGCCTGTGTCCCGTCTGTACTAGAGAATTTGCTCATGAAGAAATGTTTACCGGCAACGGCAGAATGATCGCAGGAGCACTTACCGATGAGCTGCACCGTATTTTTGAACCGTCCGCTCGATTCGGCAAAGTGTATCCGCTTATTTACGCCGTGGGTGCGTGCCCGCACTGCCACACTGCGATGTTTTGGGACGATTTTACAAAGCTCACTGACAAAGAGACTATAAACCGCATTTACGACGACGAAGAAACACGCGTGGAACAGGTAAATAAGGTGTTCCCGTATTTTAATTTGGAACACGAACGCAGTTTGTACGACGGCGCCGCCATGTATTATCTTGCTCTTCTCACTTATGAAAAGATGAATGTGGCCTATGTTCCTACGATAAAACAGGCGATAATTTCTCTTAGGCTTTCGTGGCTTTGCAGGGATCTCGAGCTTGCCGTTCCGGGGCATAATTTTGAAGTTATGGCTGAAGTGTTCGTGAGAAAGGCGGTCTTCTTTTACCAGCAGGCCGTTATAAACGAGTCTGCGCGGGTTGAACAGAGTTCTTCGATTTCGAATTTCGGTCCGGACATAGACAAAAATTACGGCTGGGACGGCGTTATTTATCTGTGCGGCCAGCTTGAATACAAATACGGTCAAAAAGAAGATCACGAATTACGCTTAAAAAAACTCAACGAATACAAGATTGCCATAGCGAGAATTTTCGGACTGGGAAAATCGTCAAAAAACAAACCCGGGCCGCTGCTTGAAAATTCGCGTACGCTTTACGACAATATGACAAAGGAACTTGAAGACAGTACGAATATTTCGGTCGGAGATTTATAA
- the acpS gene encoding holo-ACP synthase translates to MIYGIGVDIVKIDRMKNWLKDPHLISRFFCDEEMHSGDKEFHGVKNFSSDGNSSGGEKSHRSGEGCASKDGDLRSENYLCRYYAVRFAAKEAFSKALGTGITGFALKDVFIKKNEEGKPFLCVRGKALDLLKKRCKNAEIFVTLSHEADYAVAFVVIEKRRNDDSVQKQA, encoded by the coding sequence ATGATTTACGGGATAGGCGTTGACATAGTTAAAATCGACCGCATGAAAAACTGGCTAAAAGATCCTCACTTGATTTCAAGGTTTTTTTGCGATGAAGAAATGCATAGCGGGGATAAAGAATTTCACGGTGTAAAAAATTTTTCTTCAGACGGGAATTCTTCCGGCGGTGAAAAATCACATAGAAGCGGGGAGGGCTGCGCGAGTAAAGACGGCGATCTGCGCAGTGAAAATTATTTATGCCGGTATTATGCGGTGCGCTTTGCGGCAAAGGAAGCTTTTTCAAAGGCTTTGGGAACAGGTATAACGGGGTTCGCTCTCAAAGACGTATTTATTAAAAAAAATGAAGAAGGCAAACCTTTTCTTTGTGTGCGGGGCAAGGCCTTGGATTTGTTAAAAAAAAGATGCAAAAACGCCGAGATTTTTGTAACGCTGAGTCACGAAGCGGATTATGCCGTCGCATTTGTTGTGATTGAAAAACGGAGGAATGATGATTCGGTCCAAAAGCAAGCCTAA
- a CDS encoding YbbR-like domain-containing protein, translating into MKIQPIIDKLFENWPVKVFCVVIALLLYFFFNVSRLDSKAFPIELDVVSDGQMMPVSSYQKHVRVVVRANAEDIASVTAKDISAVVNLEQYTKSGDYDIPVVLNLSKEILLIDPLEVRVVPDVIHMRIEDKILEYKDVQISFAEEIPHGYEIVSYSVNPSSLRVTGSRSAVEQTTKLFTDKIPLADRTESFSSQVSIATVNSLISVENNAKVVVSVTIQPIMTTAEYKDKAVSFVYLNPDLKIASGGDPVSFSVSGDLLHVEKLTENSFVVQADCSSIKSPGEYEISLNYILPENVTLLQNSAESVKITVVNASSRADSEN; encoded by the coding sequence ATGAAAATACAACCGATAATCGATAAGCTCTTTGAAAACTGGCCTGTAAAAGTTTTTTGTGTTGTGATCGCTCTGCTGCTGTATTTCTTTTTTAATGTTTCACGCCTAGACAGCAAAGCATTTCCAATAGAACTTGACGTGGTTTCCGACGGGCAAATGATGCCCGTAAGCTCGTATCAAAAACATGTACGCGTAGTCGTTCGTGCGAATGCCGAAGATATTGCGTCCGTTACCGCTAAAGATATTTCAGCCGTCGTAAATCTGGAACAATATACCAAATCCGGCGATTACGATATTCCCGTAGTTCTTAATCTTTCAAAGGAAATTCTTTTGATCGATCCGCTTGAAGTCCGCGTTGTACCGGACGTCATTCACATGCGCATTGAAGATAAGATACTGGAATATAAAGATGTTCAAATTTCCTTTGCCGAAGAAATTCCTCACGGTTATGAGATAGTTTCATATTCTGTAAATCCGAGTTCGCTGCGCGTTACCGGTTCCCGTTCCGCCGTAGAGCAGACGACAAAACTTTTTACGGATAAAATTCCTTTGGCCGACCGCACGGAAAGTTTTTCTTCACAAGTTTCCATAGCGACAGTTAATTCTCTTATTTCCGTTGAAAATAACGCAAAGGTTGTCGTGTCAGTTACGATACAGCCTATAATGACGACGGCCGAATACAAGGATAAAGCCGTCTCTTTTGTGTATTTGAATCCGGATTTAAAAATCGCTTCCGGAGGCGATCCTGTTTCTTTTAGCGTGTCGGGAGATCTTTTGCATGTGGAAAAGCTTACGGAAAATTCGTTCGTAGTTCAAGCCGATTGCAGCAGCATAAAATCTCCTGGAGAATATGAAATCAGTCTGAATTATATTCTTCCTGAAAACGTTACGCTTTTGCAAAATTCCGCCGAGAGCGTTAAGATAACGGTGGTAAATGCTTCATCGCGTGCCGATTCAGAAAATTAA
- the cdaA gene encoding diadenylate cyclase CdaA, giving the protein MNIFDDLSKLYDFIRPFFDIGIIAFLLYKAYAVMRKTNSVQIIRSAVIIAFAYAAALLFKLSTLQWILNILAQGILICFAIVFQPELRKIFLKIGQVNWFAFRNRTKHSYVDAVLIAADQLSKLKRGMLVVFTRRTKLDDIIETGTKLNADLSSSLLLTIFAFNTTMHDGACVIQGGKVIAAGCFLPLSEQYDIKKTFGTRHRAALGISEATDAVVLVVSEESGAISLAYESRLHYDLNSDELMQRLETLLELKTEDYTIEDTIDENTTDNR; this is encoded by the coding sequence GTGAATATATTTGACGATCTTTCCAAGTTGTATGATTTTATTCGCCCGTTTTTTGATATAGGGATCATCGCTTTCCTTTTGTATAAGGCTTATGCCGTTATGCGTAAGACTAACAGCGTTCAGATCATCCGTTCCGCCGTTATTATTGCCTTCGCTTATGCGGCGGCCTTGCTTTTTAAGCTCTCCACGCTGCAATGGATTTTAAATATACTTGCTCAAGGAATTCTGATCTGTTTTGCCATTGTCTTTCAGCCCGAGCTTCGTAAAATCTTTCTTAAAATAGGGCAGGTAAACTGGTTTGCATTCCGTAACCGCACAAAACATTCGTATGTGGATGCCGTTCTCATAGCCGCCGATCAGCTTTCAAAACTGAAGCGCGGTATGCTCGTCGTGTTTACCAGGCGCACAAAACTTGACGATATCATTGAAACAGGAACGAAACTTAACGCCGACCTTTCGTCAAGTCTGCTTCTTACGATATTTGCGTTCAACACCACAATGCACGACGGAGCGTGTGTGATTCAGGGAGGCAAGGTTATAGCCGCAGGATGTTTTTTGCCTTTGAGCGAACAATATGACATTAAAAAAACGTTCGGAACGCGGCACCGCGCGGCGTTAGGCATTTCAGAGGCCACGGACGCCGTAGTTCTGGTTGTTTCAGAAGAATCCGGCGCGATAAGTTTGGCGTATGAATCCCGTCTTCATTACGATCTTAATTCGGACGAACTTATGCAGAGACTTGAGACGCTTCTCGAACTTAAAACCGAAGATTATACGATAGAGGATACGATAGATGAAAATACAACCGATAATCGATAA
- the folP gene encoding dihydropteroate synthase, with protein sequence MTDDVKKLCLSDRSVSTENAAFVMGIVNATSDSFWEGSRGGIDRALSLIDEGADILDIGGESTRPGSEYVDADEEIKRIVPLIEHIRRFSDIPISVDTRKSEVMKAAFSAGADMLNDVSALEDDEELAGFVASVKIPLILMQKKGDPAIMQKGSIHYDDVTAEVSAYLTSRAEYAMQAGISSKKIIIDPGIGFGKDLEANIALIKNCGKLCDGRYPVLMALSRKTCIGQITGRSVEDRLFGTIAADVIAVLAGAFMIRVHDVAAAVDSMKILKTLE encoded by the coding sequence ATGACGGATGATGTAAAAAAACTTTGTCTCTCGGACCGCAGCGTAAGTACCGAAAACGCCGCGTTTGTAATGGGAATTGTAAACGCTACGAGCGATTCTTTTTGGGAAGGAAGCCGCGGAGGAATAGACAGGGCTCTTAGCTTGATTGACGAGGGCGCGGACATACTTGACATAGGCGGAGAATCGACGCGGCCGGGATCGGAATATGTTGACGCGGATGAAGAGATAAAACGCATAGTCCCGCTGATCGAACACATAAGGCGCTTTTCCGATATTCCTATTTCTGTGGATACGAGAAAGTCCGAAGTGATGAAGGCGGCGTTTTCCGCCGGAGCGGACATGTTGAACGACGTTTCCGCATTGGAAGACGATGAAGAACTGGCGGGTTTTGTCGCTTCCGTTAAAATTCCTTTGATACTGATGCAAAAAAAAGGCGATCCTGCTATAATGCAAAAAGGGTCGATACACTATGACGACGTTACCGCCGAAGTTAGCGCATACTTGACTTCGCGCGCCGAATATGCGATGCAGGCGGGAATATCTTCAAAAAAAATCATAATAGATCCCGGCATAGGTTTCGGAAAGGATCTTGAAGCTAACATTGCGCTCATAAAAAATTGCGGAAAACTTTGCGACGGCAGATATCCCGTCCTTATGGCGCTTTCGCGAAAGACCTGTATAGGTCAAATTACGGGAAGATCCGTAGAAGATCGCCTTTTCGGAACGATTGCCGCCGACGTTATCGCCGTGCTTGCAGGCGCTTTTATGATTCGTGTGCACGACGTCGCCGCTGCGGTCGACTCAATGAAAATACTGAAAACTCTTGAATAG
- the dxs gene encoding 1-deoxy-D-xylulose-5-phosphate synthase, with translation MLSSIHSPDDVKHLSKKELPILASEIRKAIIDVVGNNGGHLASNLGVVELTIALHRSFKSPSDAIVWDVSHQCYAHKLLTGRYEQFHTLRRHGGLSGFTKKKESPHDFFDSGHASTSISCALGLLTAWQHEGRDGKVVAVIGDGALTGGMAFEALSHAGLISKNLIVILNDNQMSINPNTGSLSRYLSRLTVTSSYQNFRHTVDHIVDKIPYFNKYLSRMIFRLKRGIKGMFLMNNLFVDLGFEYVGPLNGHDINELEKVFDHVKKLPRPVVIHVVTKKGKGFSPAENDPARFHGIGPLCLDEGKVEKIDTTSFTEAFGTAIVNLAETHPNIAAVTAAMTKGTGLETFARNFKNRFFDVGIAEQHAVTFGAGLAAGGMIPVICIYSTFIQRSVDQIIHDAALQKLHMIFVFDRAGVVPDDGETHQGLFDLALLRPIPNISIMTPAGAFDLELCLTWAVDKAKTPVVIRYPKLSCPSDTDEFSNPIEEGKGIFIPCTSFAPTLAPAENAKVEKKVLLICTGGFYSETLSAARLLLMKDVVTDIYVLRFIKPIDTYDIWRVCKNYGAAVIAEDGVKTGGVGEYVENFLLKQGMKTVKIKAFPDCFLSQGTRSEICSDSGMSPEDIAAAALDCLLEGKK, from the coding sequence ATACTTTCCAGTATACATTCGCCGGATGACGTTAAACATCTTTCTAAAAAAGAACTTCCGATTCTAGCTTCCGAAATACGCAAAGCGATCATTGACGTTGTGGGCAATAACGGAGGCCATCTTGCGAGCAATTTAGGTGTTGTTGAACTGACGATAGCCCTTCATCGTTCTTTTAAAAGTCCGTCCGATGCCATCGTATGGGATGTAAGCCATCAGTGTTATGCGCACAAATTACTCACCGGCCGCTATGAGCAGTTTCATACGCTGCGCCGTCATGGAGGTCTTTCGGGTTTTACAAAGAAAAAAGAAAGTCCGCATGATTTTTTTGATAGCGGTCACGCTTCCACGTCCATCTCATGCGCGCTCGGACTTCTTACGGCATGGCAGCATGAAGGGCGCGACGGAAAGGTGGTTGCCGTCATAGGCGACGGGGCTTTGACGGGCGGCATGGCGTTTGAAGCGCTTTCTCACGCCGGACTCATATCAAAGAATCTTATCGTCATCCTTAATGACAACCAGATGTCTATAAACCCGAACACGGGTTCCCTGTCGCGCTATCTCAGCCGTCTTACAGTAACTTCGTCTTATCAAAATTTCAGGCATACGGTCGATCACATTGTAGATAAAATTCCTTATTTTAACAAATACTTGAGCAGAATGATCTTCCGCCTTAAACGCGGAATAAAAGGTATGTTTTTAATGAACAACCTTTTTGTAGACCTAGGTTTTGAATACGTCGGCCCTTTAAACGGGCATGACATAAACGAACTTGAAAAAGTTTTCGACCATGTTAAAAAACTTCCGCGTCCGGTCGTAATTCACGTAGTGACAAAAAAGGGTAAGGGCTTCAGTCCTGCAGAAAACGATCCTGCGCGTTTTCATGGGATAGGTCCGTTGTGCCTTGACGAGGGAAAAGTTGAAAAAATCGACACTACAAGTTTTACCGAAGCTTTCGGCACCGCGATAGTAAACCTTGCCGAAACGCATCCGAATATCGCCGCCGTTACCGCGGCTATGACAAAGGGAACAGGGCTTGAAACCTTTGCGCGCAATTTTAAAAACCGTTTTTTTGATGTGGGAATTGCCGAACAGCATGCGGTGACGTTCGGCGCGGGGCTTGCAGCGGGCGGAATGATACCCGTCATATGCATTTACTCTACATTCATACAGCGTTCCGTCGATCAGATTATTCATGACGCGGCATTGCAAAAACTGCATATGATATTTGTGTTTGACAGGGCGGGCGTCGTTCCGGACGACGGTGAAACGCATCAGGGGCTTTTTGATTTGGCCTTGTTACGCCCGATCCCGAATATTTCGATTATGACGCCCGCCGGAGCTTTCGACCTTGAACTGTGCCTTACATGGGCCGTCGACAAGGCTAAAACTCCTGTAGTCATCCGTTACCCTAAACTTTCTTGTCCGTCCGACACGGATGAATTTTCCAACCCGATAGAAGAAGGCAAGGGAATTTTTATTCCGTGCACAAGTTTCGCTCCGACTCTTGCGCCGGCTGAAAACGCGAAGGTTGAAAAAAAAGTCCTTTTAATATGTACCGGAGGATTTTATTCCGAAACTCTTTCGGCCGCCCGTTTGCTTTTGATGAAAGACGTCGTAACTGACATATATGTGCTTCGCTTTATAAAGCCGATCGACACCTACGACATTTGGAGAGTTTGTAAAAACTATGGAGCCGCGGTTATTGCGGAAGACGGGGTAAAAACAGGCGGCGTCGGCGAATACGTTGAAAATTTCCTTTTAAAACAGGGAATGAAGACGGTCAAGATAAAGGCCTTTCCTGATTGCTTTTTGTCGCAGGGAACGCGTTCTGAAATTTGCAGCGATTCGGGTATGTCGCCCGAAGATATAGCGGCGGCGGCACTTGACTGTCTTTTGGAAGGTAAAAAATGA
- the miaA gene encoding tRNA (adenosine(37)-N6)-dimethylallyltransferase MiaA, translated as MTSSTDNICIPVLVIFGPTGAGKTALLRSLFAVGSPYFFKGRCEVVSADSMQVYKGMDIGTAKPDKALQKELLHHLIDICPPSEQFSASEFVKAADLCCRDIYRRSKIPVVAGGSGFYIKSFLFGLPATPEGNPCVKKMLRERALKEGLASLYRELETCDPITAAKIHKNDAYRIERALEVFLCTGKPLSSFAVSDELRAGFDFCIIILGRSRRELYERIDKRVDEMFEQGLVREFNALVDKGYTEDDPGMAAIGYRELIREFPEGVPNLSDPSDETLKRLESIKQLIKLNSRHYAKKQYTMMKNIPGAVFCPLTEGSEISVSVLQKMEDFMKTHT; from the coding sequence TTGACCAGCAGTACTGATAATATCTGTATTCCCGTTCTTGTAATATTCGGTCCTACGGGGGCCGGAAAGACTGCCTTGCTGCGTTCATTATTCGCCGTAGGCAGTCCTTATTTTTTTAAAGGAAGATGCGAAGTCGTAAGCGCCGATTCCATGCAAGTTTATAAGGGAATGGACATAGGCACTGCAAAACCCGACAAGGCTTTGCAAAAAGAACTTCTGCATCACTTGATAGATATTTGTCCGCCTTCGGAGCAATTTTCCGCTTCCGAATTCGTAAAAGCCGCCGATCTTTGCTGCCGAGATATTTATAGACGATCGAAAATTCCCGTTGTCGCAGGAGGAAGCGGCTTTTATATAAAGAGTTTTTTATTCGGGCTTCCTGCAACTCCCGAAGGAAATCCCTGTGTCAAAAAAATGCTCCGTGAAAGAGCGCTAAAAGAAGGTCTTGCCTCTCTTTATAGGGAACTTGAAACCTGCGATCCTATTACGGCCGCAAAGATACATAAAAATGACGCTTACCGCATCGAAAGAGCTCTGGAGGTTTTTTTGTGTACGGGGAAACCTCTTTCATCCTTTGCCGTGTCCGATGAATTGAGAGCCGGCTTTGACTTTTGTATCATAATACTCGGACGGAGCCGGCGCGAATTATATGAGCGGATCGACAAACGCGTTGATGAAATGTTTGAACAGGGGCTCGTCCGTGAATTTAACGCTCTTGTAGACAAAGGTTATACTGAAGACGATCCCGGAATGGCGGCGATAGGCTACAGGGAACTCATCCGCGAATTTCCCGAAGGCGTGCCAAACTTATCCGATCCTTCGGATGAAACGCTTAAAAGATTGGAAAGCATCAAACAACTGATAAAACTGAACAGCCGCCATTATGCAAAAAAACAGTATACCATGATGAAAAACATTCCCGGAGCCGTATTTTGTCCTCTTACCGAAGGATCTGAAATTTCCGTTTCCGTTTTGCAAAAAATGGAAGATTTTATGAAAACGCATACTTGA